Part of the Lysobacter enzymogenes genome is shown below.
GGTCGGCCTGGGTTCGCTGTATCAGGAGATCCGCCGCGAAACCAGCCAGTCGACCCTGCACGTGTCGACCTCGCCCAGCGACGGCACCGGCGGCATCCGCAGTCGCCATCTGTACGAAATCGAGGTGCCGGCGCAGCGTCTGTATGCGTGGCAGGAAGGCCGGCTCGGGCGCATCAGCGCGACGCCGACCGAAGTGTCGAGCCTGGCCGAGGCGCATCCCATCAACAACAGCCTGGGCCTGCCTCCGACCCGGCCGGTGTTGCTGACCGACGCGCCGACCCTGCGCGACTCCACGATGTTCGCCATCTCCAGCCCCAGCGGCGAAGGCGAGGTCGCCTTCCTGACCGGCATTCCGCGCGAATGGACCCAGCGCAGCCGCGCGCTGGCCGAAGGCGGCGGCTGGCAGCCGATGCCGGCGCCGGCGCAGGGCCTGGGCGCGTCGACCGTCGCCACGCCGGTCGCGACGCCGGCGGCGCCGGTCGCGTCGAGTTCTTCGGTTTCCTCGCCTGCCGTGCCGACGCCATCGACCACGCCGGTAACGACTGCGCCGGTCGCGTCGACCTCATCGCTCTCCTCGCCCGCCGTTTCGCTGTCCGCATCGAACCCGGGTTCGAGCAGCGCCTCGCCGGCCATGCCGTGGACGGCTTCGGCCTCCTCGACCCAGGACCACGCCGAAGGCCGCCGCCCGCCGCCGGTGCCGGCGCGGCCGCTGTCGATGCTGACCCATCCGTACCAGGAAGCCGGCCATTCCAGGCACGAGGCGTACGAGCAGGCGCGCGACGGCTTGCAGCGATTGCAGCCGCAGCGTCCGGCCGGCGAGCGCTCGCTCGCCGCCGCGGCCCTGGCCGATGCCGCCCACAACGCGACGCCGCCGCTGCCGCGCATCGATCACGTCGCCGAAGGCCCCAACGGCCGGCTGTTCGCGGTCCACGGCGAATTGGGCAACTCGGCCGCCCGTTACGCGCATGCCGATCCGGCGCAGGTCAAGGCGCAGGCGCAGGTGGTTTCCGATTACGCGGCGGGCCGTCTCGCCGCGAGCCACACCGCGTCTGCGAGCCAGCGCGCGCCGGCTGCGGCGACGCCCGGGCAACAGCCGCAGGCGCCGAATGTGGCGCAGGCGCCGCAACAACAGCAACAAGAGCAGCCCGCTCAGCAGGAAGGCAATCGGGTGCGCGCGCTGGCGGCGATGTTCGAAGCGTCCGCTGCGGATCAGAACCAGAACCAGGGCGGCCAGAACTCAGGCGGCGGCCCGCGCCATCGCTGATCGGTTTCGCGCCGTCCCGGCGGCGCGATGGCGGCCTGCGCGCATCGCCGCTGCGGCCGCAGCGGCATGAAAAGCCTGCGAGACCGACAAAGAAAAACCGCCGCGGCCGGAGCCGCGGCGGTTCGGGTCGGTCTTCGCGCCCTTGTGCCGATCAGTCGTTGACGATCTGCTCGACGTTGTCGCGCTTCACCGAGCACTC
Proteins encoded:
- a CDS encoding XVIPCD domain-containing protein, which codes for MPFQLFRTDNRDPDTIARDGFQARAPMSADAARQFVERSVVDANTPLNLPVAAQRGVMADYFARNQSLVGLGSLYQEIRRETSQSTLHVSTSPSDGTGGIRSRHLYEIEVPAQRLYAWQEGRLGRISATPTEVSSLAEAHPINNSLGLPPTRPVLLTDAPTLRDSTMFAISSPSGEGEVAFLTGIPREWTQRSRALAEGGGWQPMPAPAQGLGASTVATPVATPAAPVASSSSVSSPAVPTPSTTPVTTAPVASTSSLSSPAVSLSASNPGSSSASPAMPWTASASSTQDHAEGRRPPPVPARPLSMLTHPYQEAGHSRHEAYEQARDGLQRLQPQRPAGERSLAAAALADAAHNATPPLPRIDHVAEGPNGRLFAVHGELGNSAARYAHADPAQVKAQAQVVSDYAAGRLAASHTASASQRAPAAATPGQQPQAPNVAQAPQQQQQEQPAQQEGNRVRALAAMFEASAADQNQNQGGQNSGGGPRHR